The Papaver somniferum cultivar HN1 chromosome 3, ASM357369v1, whole genome shotgun sequence genome includes a region encoding these proteins:
- the LOC113360274 gene encoding uncharacterized protein LOC113360274 yields MSQCGKSLMVKTVTNTIPAYSMICFQIPAEIINKIDAAQRDYRWGFDEKRGTYVTSWKNMKIHKYYGGQGFRDMKILNQALLVREAWRICTNTDTQWGKAVQEKYFSCTSFLHAPFRTNCSCFIKQHSQWRLGKGDKIEIWLDIWVIGLDVPPVPRIGITDSESYI; encoded by the coding sequence ATGTCTCAATGTGGTAAATCACTGATGGTGAAAACGGTAACTAATACCATCCCAGCTTATTCAATGATCTGTTTTCAGATTCCTGCAGaaataatcaacaaaattgaTGCTGCACAGAGGGATTATCGGTGGGGTTTTGATGAGAAAAGAGGTACATATGTTACTTCATGGAAAAATATGAAGATACATAAATATTATGGTGGTCAGGGATTTAGAGATATGAAGATTCTGAACCAGGCTTTACTAGTAAGAGAAGCATGGAGGATCTGCACAAATACTGACACACAGTGGGGGAAGGCTGTCCaggaaaaatatttttcatgCACAAGTTTTcttcatgcacctttcagaacCAATTGCTCTTGTTTCATCAAACAACATAGCCAATGGAGGTTGGGAAAGGGTGATAAAATAGAAATATGGCTTGATATTTGGGTGATAGGGCTTGATGTACCACCAGTTCCAAGGATTGGTATCACAGACAGCGAATCCTATATTTAG